A region from the Lolium perenne isolate Kyuss_39 chromosome 4, Kyuss_2.0, whole genome shotgun sequence genome encodes:
- the LOC127294814 gene encoding probable NAD kinase 2, chloroplastic, giving the protein MLAVCARHGPAKLPLPPPAGDRVAAGRWWWWRPAGARRGLVARAPSFNSRIGLDSQNSHTRDLSQLLWVGPVPGDIAEIEAYCRIFRAAEQLQNAVMSALCDPETGECPVRYDVPSEDLPVLEDKVAAVLGCMLALLNRGRTEVLAGRSGVAGAFQGSEHSTMDRIPPLALFRGDMKRCCESMQVALSSYLVPNEARGLDIWMRLQRLKNACYDAGFARTDSHPCPTLFANWFPVYFSTVPDDSATDELEVAFWRGGQVSVEGLAWLLAKGFKTIVDLREEDVKDDLYLSAVGEAVSSGKIEVVNMPVEIGTAPSAEQVQQFAALVSDGAKKPIYLHSKEGIGRASAMVSRWKQYATRAERLATKKRSPNVNGKALKNDRTEQHTSSENGALLESDRTVDAGEARDTEIEISHNNLEVTNSLPNDQSTEQGELHGSRTELLSDFKLETSPLKAQFPSGNVFSRKEMTKFFRSKRIYPKSVLNSRRRSSSLMISRRKQNLRAEQNEAIDCEAADMMVLKNANGTLFDNDYVLSVSSGITNGKLSNNGTSTSSEQKENPASLLTIDTGTSNGNSSNGNAQLGSQKPSEKNGAPYLERYPSDSVDGSICASSTGVVRIQSRRKAEMFLVRTDGFSCTREKVTESSLAFTHPSTQQQMLMWKSPPKTVLLLKKLGDELMEEAKEVASFLHHQEKMNVLVEPDVHDVFARIPGYGFVQTFYTQDTSDLHERVDFVTCLGGDGVILHASNLFRTSVPPVVSFNLGSLGFLTSHIFEGFRQDMRAVIHGNNTLGVYITLRMRLRCVIFRNGKAMPGKVFDVLNEVVVDRGSNPYLSKIECYEHNHLITKVQGDGVIVATPTGSTAYSTAAGGSMVHPNVPCMLFTPICPHSLSFRPVILPDSARLELKIPDDARSNAWVSFDGKRRQQLSRGDSVHISMSEHPLPTVNKSDQTGDWFRSLIRCLNWNERLDQKAL; this is encoded by the exons ATGCTCGCCGTGTGCGCGCGGCACGGGCCCGCCAAGCTCCCGCTCCCGCCGCCCGCTGGCGACCGGGTCGCCGCAggcaggtggtggtggtggcgccccGCGGGGGCACGCCGTGGCCTCGTCGCGCGGGCGCCCTCATTCAATTCCCGGATCGGCCTCGATTCCCAG AATTCCCACACGAGGGACTTGTCCCAGCTGCTGTGGGTAGGTCCGGTGCCGGGCGACATCGCGGAGATCGAGGCCTACTGCCGCATATTCCGTGCCGCGGAGCAGCTCCAGAACGCTGTCATGTCGGCGCTCTGCGACCCAGAGACGGGCGAGTGCCCCGTGCGCTACGACGTGCCATCGGAGGACCTGCCGGTGCTGGAGGACAAGGTTGCTGCCGTGCTCGGCTGCATGCTGGCGTTGCTGAACCGGGGCAGGACAGAGGTGCTTGCGGGGCGGTCAGGCGTCGCGGGCGCCTTCCAAGGATCTGAGCACAGCACCATGGATAGGATCCCGCCGCTCGCCTTGTTCCGTGGAGATATGAAGCGGTGCTGCGAGAGCATGCAGGTTGCGCTTTCTAGTTACCTTGTACCCAACGAGGCCCGGGGGCTGGATATATGGATGAGGCTGCAGAGGCTGAAGAATGCCTGCTACGATGCGGGTTTCGCAAGGACCGATAGCCATCCCTGTCCGACATTGTTCGCAAACTGGTTTCCGGTGTACTTTTCAACTGTGCCGGATGATTCGGCGACAGATGAGTTGGAGGTTGCATTTTGGAGGGGAGGGCAAGTCAGTGTGGAGGGACTGGCATGGTTGCTGGCCAAGGGATTCAAAACTATTGTTGATCTCCGCGAGGAAGATGTTAAAGATGATTTATACCTTTCAGCAGTTGGGGAAGCTGTCTCATCCGGAAAGATAGAGGTGGTCAACATGCCAGTTGAAATCGGGACTGCTCCCTCTGCCGAACAAGTTCAGCAATTTGCGGCGCTTGTGTCAGATGGAGCGAAGAAGCCCATTTATCTTCATAGCAAGGAAGGGATTGGCAGGGCGTCTGCAATGGTCTCCAGATGGAAGCAGTATGCCACTCGTGCTGAGAGACTGGCTACTAAAAAGCGCTCACCGAATGTGAATGGTAAGGCCCTGAAGAACGATCGGACAGAACAGCACACAAGCAGTGAAAACGGTGCACTATTGGAGTCCGATAGAACTGTGGATGCTGGGGAAGCACGTGACACAGAAATAGAAATTTCACATAATAATCTGGAAGTTACTAATTCCCTTCCCAATGATCAAAGCACTGAACAAGGCGAGTTGCATGGCAGCAGGACGGAACTTCTTTCTGATTTTAAACTGGAGACTAGTCCCCTTAAGGCACAATTTCCTTCTGGCAATGTTTTCTCTAGAAAGGAGATGACCAAATTTTTTAGAAGCAAAAGGATTTATCCAAAATCTGTTCTGAACTCTCGGAGACGATCGAGTAGCTTAATGATCTCAAGGAGAAAGCAAAATCTCAGAGCTGAACAGAATGAAGCCATTGATTGTGAAGCAGCAGACATGATGGTTCTGAAAAACGCAAATGGGACGTTATTTGACAATGATTATGTACTATCAGTTTCTTCGGGGATCACTAATGGGAAGCTTTCAAACAATGGAACCTCCACTTCTTCTGAGCAAAAGGAAAACCCAGCCTCTCTCCTAACTATTGATACAGGAACATCTAATGGCAACAGTTCCAATGGGAATGCTCAGCTTGGATCACAAAAACCATCTGAAAAGAATGGCGCTCCTTATCTTGAGAGATACCCATCAGATTCTGTTGATGGAAGTATTTGTGCCTCTTCAACTGGTGTTGTCAGAATTCAGTCGAGAAGAAAAGCTGAGATGTTTCTAGTACGTACAGATGGATTTTCTTGTACTAGAGAAAAAGTTACAGAATCATCTTTGGCTTTTACTCATCCTAGCACCCAGCAACAGATGCTTATGTGGAAATCTCCTCCAAAGACTGTTTTACTATTGAAGAAATTAGGTGATGAGCTCATGGAAGAGGCTAAAGAG GTCGCTTCATTTCTGCATCATCAAGAAAAGATGAATGTTCTTGTGGAGCCTGATGTTCATGATGTATTTGCAAGGATTCCTGGTTATGGTTTTGTGCAAACATTTTATACTCAAGATACCAG TGACCTTCATGAAAGAGTTGATTTTGTCACATGCTTGGGTGGTGATGGGGTCATATTGCACGCATCAAACTTATTTAGGACTTCTGTACCACCTGTTGTCTCATTCAATCTGGGGTCTCTTGGATTTCTGACTTCACATATT TTTGAAGGTTTCAGACAAGACATGCGAGCTGTCATCCACGGGAACAATACGCTTGGAGTTTATATAACCCTTAGAATGCGCCTACGATGTGTGATCTTTCGAAATGGAAAAGCAATGCCTGGAAAAGTGTTTGATGTGCTAAATGAAGTTGTTGTTGATCGGGGTTCTAATCCATACCTTTCCAAAATTGAATGCTATGAGCATAACCACCTTATCACTAAG GTTCAAGGAGATGGCGTGATAGTAGCAACACCGACTGGCAGCACAGCATACTCAACTGCAGCAGGGGGTTCAATG GTCCATCCAAATGTCCCATGTATGCTGTTCACACCAATCTGCCCACATTCGCTATCATTTAGACCTGTCATCCTTCCTGATTCTGCACGGCTTGAATTAAAG ATCCCAGACGACGCCAGAAGCAACGCGTGGGTGTCGTTCGATGGCAAAAGACGGCAACAGCTGTCACGAGGAGACTCTGTTCATATATCCATGAGCGAGCACCCACTCCCCACCGTCAACAAATCGGACCAAACCGGCGACTGGTTCCGCAGCTTGATCAGGTGCCTTAACTGGAATGAGAGGCTGGACCAGAAGGCACTTTAG